The DNA segment ACGAGAGAGCCGGCTGCTCCTGGTGCTGCTGATCGCCATCGCGTTCGCGCTGATCACGGTGGACATCCGGGGCGGTGAGGCGTCTCCGGTGGACGGCGCCCGGCACGCCGCCGCCACCGTGTTCGGACCGGTCGAGAACGGTGTCGCGTCCGCCGTGAACCCGGTCGGCAACGCCATCGGTGCGGTACGGGACTCCGGCGACCGGCACAGCCGCATCAGCGCGCTGGAGCGTGAGAACGCCGCACTGAAGCAGCAGCTCGGCAGCAGCGACCGCAACCGCAGCCGCGTCCGCCAGCTCGACAGCATGCTCAAGACCGCGGGCGCGGGCCAGTACGGGATCAAGGGCGCCCAGGTCATCGCCATAGGAGCGGCCCAGGGGTTCTCCTGGACGATCACCATCGACGCCGGGACCAACGACGGCATCAAGCGCGACATGACCGTGCTCAACGGGGACGGACTCGTCGGCCGGGTCACCACCGTCGGCCCCAACACCGCGACCGTGCTGCTCGCCAACGACCCCGACTTCACCGTCGGCACCCGGATGGAGAAGACCGACGAGGTCGGCTTCGCCACCGGCCGCGGTGACCGCCCGCTCTCCGTCCAGTTCCTGAACGGCAAGGCGGAGGTCAAGAAGGGCGACCGGCTGGTCACCTTCGGCTCCAGCAACGACAAGCCCTTCGTACCCGGCGTACCCGTCGGCAAGGTCGTCCGCGTCGACCCGTCCGGCGGCGACCTCACCCGTACGGTCTACGTCCACCCGTACGTCAGCTTCACCAAGCTCGACCTGGTCGGTGTCGTCGTCGAGCCGCCGCGCAGCAACCCGCGCGACACGGTCCTGCCGGCCAAGCCCGCCAAGCCGAAGCCCGCGCCCACCGTCACGGTCACCGCCACGCCCGGCGCCAACACCGATCCCAACACCGACCCCAACGCCCCCCAGCAGTAGGAGCTGATCCGTATGCGTCTCAACCGGATGCTGCTCTCGGCCACGCTGGTGGTGGTCGCCCTGGTGATCCAGGTGAGCGTGCTCGCCCGACTCCAACTCCCCGGCGCCGTGCCGGACCTGCTGCTGC comes from the Streptomyces sp. NBC_01471 genome and includes:
- the mreC gene encoding rod shape-determining protein MreC, producing the protein MRDTRESRLLLVLLIAIAFALITVDIRGGEASPVDGARHAAATVFGPVENGVASAVNPVGNAIGAVRDSGDRHSRISALERENAALKQQLGSSDRNRSRVRQLDSMLKTAGAGQYGIKGAQVIAIGAAQGFSWTITIDAGTNDGIKRDMTVLNGDGLVGRVTTVGPNTATVLLANDPDFTVGTRMEKTDEVGFATGRGDRPLSVQFLNGKAEVKKGDRLVTFGSSNDKPFVPGVPVGKVVRVDPSGGDLTRTVYVHPYVSFTKLDLVGVVVEPPRSNPRDTVLPAKPAKPKPAPTVTVTATPGANTDPNTDPNAPQQ